From the genome of Pseudomonas sp. AB6, one region includes:
- a CDS encoding glycoside hydrolase family 15 protein yields MVDRHEAQNPIENHGIIGDMRSAALVADTGSIDFCCWPDFDSPSIFTALLDTPDAGIFQLAPDLADARRQQIYLPETNILQTRWIAEEAVIEVTDLMPITHSEDDLPRIVRRVNVRYGRAMIHMRCTVRLDYSRAHTQAQMVGDDVCFSAPGQPGMRLSGTQALHLDGASATASFELKQGEFVEFILGGVDDPQVDAGKCQRYMDETLSFWRTWSAKSSYRGRWREMVNRSALALKLLTSRKHGGIIAAATFGLPETSGGIRNWDYRYTWIRDASFTVYAFMRLGHIDEANAFMRWVRGRVGDCCNDSQNLGILYALDGREHLPEEELSHLSGFGGASPVRIGNEAYQQTQLDIYGELMDAVYLVNKYGEAISYDGWKNATRLVDQVCEKWREKDVGIWEMRGQDQHFLHSRLMCWVALDRALRLAFKRSLPAPFDRWDKERQAIHDDIWSNFWDKDLGHFVQHIGSHSLDASMLLMPLVRFVGASDPRWLSTLDAIEGHLVRDGMVYRYRNDDAHDDGLEGDEGAFTACSFWYVECLARAGRVEQAHLEFEQLLRYANPLGLYAEEFDTHGRHLGNTPQALSHLALISAASFLDRKLDHDDTQWQP; encoded by the coding sequence ATGGTTGATCGACACGAAGCGCAGAACCCTATCGAGAACCATGGCATCATCGGTGACATGCGCAGCGCAGCACTGGTGGCGGACACCGGTAGCATCGATTTTTGTTGCTGGCCGGACTTTGATAGTCCTTCGATTTTTACGGCTCTGCTCGACACGCCTGATGCCGGCATCTTTCAGTTAGCCCCGGATCTTGCGGATGCCCGACGCCAGCAAATTTACCTGCCAGAAACCAACATCCTGCAAACTCGTTGGATCGCCGAAGAGGCGGTGATTGAAGTCACTGATCTGATGCCTATTACCCACAGTGAAGATGACCTACCGCGCATTGTTCGTCGGGTCAACGTTCGCTATGGCCGCGCCATGATTCATATGCGTTGCACCGTGCGTTTAGACTACAGCCGAGCGCACACCCAGGCTCAGATGGTAGGCGATGACGTCTGTTTTTCTGCGCCCGGCCAGCCTGGCATGCGGTTGTCCGGTACCCAGGCGTTACACCTTGACGGGGCGAGCGCCACAGCTTCGTTCGAACTAAAACAGGGCGAGTTCGTGGAGTTCATTCTGGGGGGGGTCGACGATCCGCAAGTGGATGCCGGCAAATGCCAGCGCTACATGGATGAAACCCTGAGTTTTTGGCGCACGTGGAGCGCCAAGTCTAGTTACCGCGGACGCTGGCGGGAGATGGTCAATCGCTCGGCATTAGCGCTGAAGTTATTAACCTCTCGCAAGCACGGCGGAATCATTGCCGCTGCAACATTTGGCCTGCCAGAGACCAGCGGCGGCATCCGCAATTGGGACTATCGATACACATGGATCCGCGATGCATCGTTTACCGTCTACGCCTTTATGCGATTGGGCCATATCGATGAAGCCAACGCTTTTATGCGCTGGGTGCGTGGCCGCGTAGGCGATTGCTGTAACGACTCGCAAAACCTGGGGATTCTTTATGCATTGGATGGTCGAGAACACTTGCCCGAAGAAGAACTCTCGCACCTGTCCGGTTTCGGTGGCGCCAGCCCGGTACGAATCGGCAACGAGGCTTATCAGCAGACCCAGCTGGACATCTATGGCGAACTAATGGACGCGGTGTATTTGGTCAATAAATATGGCGAAGCGATTTCTTACGACGGCTGGAAAAACGCAACACGCCTTGTGGATCAGGTGTGCGAGAAGTGGCGCGAGAAAGACGTCGGTATTTGGGAAATGCGCGGCCAGGACCAGCACTTTCTGCATTCGCGGTTAATGTGCTGGGTCGCATTGGATCGTGCTTTGCGCTTGGCGTTCAAACGCTCTCTGCCCGCTCCGTTTGATCGTTGGGACAAAGAGCGTCAAGCGATTCACGACGATATTTGGAGCAACTTTTGGGACAAGGATCTCGGGCATTTTGTGCAACACATTGGCAGTCACAGCTTGGATGCCTCTATGTTGTTAATGCCATTGGTGCGTTTCGTCGGTGCAAGCGACCCGCGCTGGTTGTCGACGTTGGATGCAATTGAAGGTCACTTGGTGCGCGACGGCATGGTCTATCGCTATCGTAACGATGACGCGCACGACGATGGGCTGGAAGGGGATGAGGGCGCCTTCACCGCGTGTTCGTTCTGGTACGTCGAATGCCTGGCCCGCGCTGGCCGGGTGGAACAGGCCCATCTGGAATTCGAACAGCTATTACGCTATGCAAATCCTTTGGGGTTGTATGCCGAGGAGTTTGATACTCACGGGCGCCATTTGGGTAATACCCCACAAGCGTTGAGCCATTTGGCGTTGATCAGCGCCGCCAGTTTCCTCGACCGCAAATTAGACCATGACGACACACAGTGGCAGCCCTGA
- a CDS encoding glucose 1-dehydrogenase: MHISLKQQVALITGASSGLGAGAARALAAAGAAVVINYNSHAEPAEQLVNEIRAAGGQAIAVGADVSKEDQVEHLFAEAINAFGFIDILVANSGLQKDSPIADMSLADWNTVIEVNLTGQFLCARAALRQFAKQGDRPGVSRAAGKIIHMSSVHQLIPWAGHANYAASKGGVDMLMRSIAQEVGQQRIRVNSIAPGAIRTAINEAATHGAAAEKLLKLIPYGRIGDAEDVANAVVWLASDASDYVHGTTLFIDGGMSLYPEFRDNG; this comes from the coding sequence ATGCATATTTCACTCAAACAGCAAGTTGCTTTAATCACCGGCGCGAGTTCCGGACTGGGGGCTGGCGCGGCGCGGGCTCTTGCGGCCGCGGGTGCAGCGGTGGTGATCAATTACAATTCGCATGCGGAGCCTGCCGAGCAGTTGGTGAACGAAATTCGTGCCGCCGGGGGGCAGGCCATCGCTGTCGGGGCCGATGTGTCGAAAGAAGACCAAGTCGAGCATTTATTTGCCGAGGCAATCAACGCGTTTGGTTTTATCGATATTTTGGTGGCCAATTCCGGGTTGCAGAAGGATTCGCCCATTGCCGACATGAGCCTGGCTGACTGGAACACCGTGATTGAGGTCAATCTAACCGGACAATTTCTATGTGCGCGGGCTGCATTGCGCCAATTTGCCAAACAAGGCGATAGGCCCGGCGTCTCTCGCGCTGCGGGTAAAATCATTCACATGAGTTCGGTGCATCAACTGATCCCTTGGGCCGGGCATGCCAATTACGCAGCCTCCAAAGGCGGCGTGGACATGCTGATGCGCAGTATTGCGCAAGAGGTGGGGCAGCAGCGTATTCGTGTCAACAGCATAGCCCCGGGGGCCATCCGTACCGCGATCAACGAAGCCGCGACCCACGGCGCAGCTGCGGAAAAACTGCTCAAGCTGATTCCCTATGGTCGAATCGGTGACGCCGAAGATGTCGCCAATGCAGTGGTGTGGCTGGCGTCCGACGCTTCTGATTATGTCCACGGCACGACCCTGTTCATTGACGGCGGCATGAGTTTGTACCCGGAGTTTCGCGACAATGGTTGA
- a CDS encoding LysR family transcriptional regulator — protein MNRNELRKADINLMVVFETLMQERNVTRAAEKLFLGQPTISAALNRLRTLLNDPLFVRVGHRMEPTARALEIIQHLSPALDAMSTALSLTRDFNPDESNMTFRIGLSDDVEYGLLPALLRAIRIEAPMIVIVVKHVDHWNMSELLMAGEITVGISRTEDLPANAKRKTLRNMYPNVLRADASSTPLTLDEYCSRPHVVVSHTANVSSFSDEWLRAIGRKRHVVLSIPQYSTLPALMAGTDLLASLPDYTAIAMAAASSSMFAEQLPFVTPTMELSMVWLSLSDTDPAERWLRGRLEAFMSDRPQTLAISVTVNVAVDTALNRSAL, from the coding sequence ATGAATCGCAACGAATTGCGCAAAGCTGACATCAATTTGATGGTGGTTTTCGAAACACTCATGCAAGAGCGCAACGTAACCCGTGCTGCGGAAAAGCTGTTTCTCGGCCAACCTACAATCAGCGCAGCGCTGAACCGCTTACGTACACTTCTCAATGATCCGTTGTTTGTTCGAGTTGGCCACCGTATGGAGCCGACCGCCAGAGCCCTTGAGATTATCCAGCACTTGTCGCCGGCATTGGACGCGATGTCCACAGCCTTGAGCCTGACGCGTGACTTTAATCCCGACGAGAGCAACATGACGTTCCGCATCGGGCTGTCCGATGACGTCGAATACGGCCTGTTGCCTGCATTATTGCGCGCTATCCGTATAGAAGCGCCGATGATCGTGATCGTGGTCAAGCACGTTGATCACTGGAATATGTCGGAACTGCTGATGGCCGGTGAAATTACCGTGGGTATAAGCCGCACCGAAGACCTGCCGGCCAACGCCAAGCGCAAAACACTCAGAAACATGTACCCGAACGTGCTGCGAGCAGATGCCTCATCGACACCCTTGACTCTTGATGAGTATTGCTCACGGCCGCACGTGGTGGTCTCGCACACCGCCAACGTCAGCAGCTTCTCGGACGAGTGGCTGCGGGCAATTGGTCGTAAACGGCATGTGGTGTTGTCGATTCCCCAGTACAGCACCTTACCGGCATTGATGGCTGGCACCGATCTGCTGGCGAGCTTGCCAGATTACACGGCTATCGCCATGGCTGCGGCGTCCAGTTCGATGTTTGCAGAGCAGTTGCCCTTCGTCACCCCTACCATGGAGCTGTCCATGGTGTGGCTCAGTCTCAGTGACACCGACCCGGCAGAACGCTGGCTACGCGGAAGGCTTGAGGCGTTCATGAGTGACCGCCCGCAGACGCTCGCCATTTCCGTAACCGTAAATGTCGCCGTTGATACAGCCCTTAACCGAAGCGCCCTGTGA
- the pstB gene encoding phosphate ABC transporter ATP-binding protein PstB: MNNLALANERTKIRVRDLEFFYNDQRSLKSINMDIPEKRITAIIGPSGCGKSTLLRVFNRIYAMYPKQEAKGEVLLNGENILAPGYSMNRLRSHVGMVFQKPVPFPMSIFDNIAYAVRHHEKLSRREMEERVEQALHGAALWDEVKDKLKHSAQSLSGGQQQRLCIARTIALRPQVLLLDEPTSALDPISTGRIEQLITDLKEQFTVIIVTHNMQQAARVSDYTAFMFMGELIEHGDTDTIFTKPSKTQTEDYITGRFG, from the coding sequence ATGAATAACCTCGCCCTAGCCAATGAAAGAACTAAAATTCGCGTGCGCGACCTAGAGTTCTTCTACAACGACCAACGCTCGCTGAAGTCCATCAACATGGACATTCCCGAAAAGCGCATCACAGCAATCATTGGGCCTTCAGGTTGTGGGAAATCTACGCTGCTGCGGGTGTTTAACCGTATTTATGCGATGTACCCGAAGCAGGAGGCCAAGGGCGAAGTGCTGCTCAACGGTGAAAATATTCTGGCGCCGGGTTATTCGATGAATCGACTGCGTAGCCATGTCGGCATGGTTTTTCAAAAACCGGTACCGTTCCCGATGTCGATTTTCGACAACATCGCTTATGCGGTACGTCACCACGAGAAACTGTCGCGGCGGGAGATGGAAGAGCGCGTCGAACAAGCTCTGCATGGCGCAGCCTTGTGGGACGAGGTCAAAGACAAACTCAAGCACAGCGCGCAAAGCTTGTCCGGTGGTCAGCAACAGCGCTTGTGCATCGCGCGGACTATCGCCCTGCGCCCTCAAGTGTTGTTGCTCGACGAACCGACTTCAGCCCTCGACCCGATCTCTACCGGCCGTATCGAGCAACTGATCACTGACCTGAAAGAGCAGTTCACGGTGATCATCGTCACTCACAACATGCAACAAGCTGCTCGAGTCTCGGACTACACCGCGTTCATGTTCATGGGTGAACTGATTGAGCACGGCGACACCGATACGATTTTTACTAAACCGAGCAAAACTCAGACCGAAGACTACATCACAGGGCGCTTCGGTTAA
- the pstA gene encoding phosphate ABC transporter permease PstA, producing MTDATDTHKLSNERLYRRRNIKNWLAMSLSCGATLFGLLWLVWILLTTIINGFQALNLRLFTQMTPPPGTEGGLANAFYGSALMSGIALVIGTPIGLMAGIWLAEFARYTRLGTAIRFINDILLSAPSIVLGLFIYTGVILPLNVLTNHQVGFSALAGALALALLVIPVVVRTTDEMLQLQPSTMREAALALGVPQWKLTLQIVLRAAKAGVVTGVLLALARITGETAPLLFTAFGNQFWSSNLLKPIASVPVVIFQYAMSPFDDWHSLAWAGALILTLFVLILSLLSRLILLRNRLT from the coding sequence ATGACAGACGCTACCGACACTCATAAGCTCAGCAACGAGCGCCTCTATAGGCGTCGAAATATAAAAAACTGGCTGGCCATGAGCCTTAGCTGTGGCGCCACCTTGTTCGGTTTGTTGTGGTTGGTTTGGATTCTACTCACCACCATCATCAACGGATTTCAGGCCTTGAACCTGAGATTGTTCACTCAAATGACGCCGCCGCCCGGTACTGAAGGGGGGTTAGCCAACGCGTTTTACGGCAGCGCATTGATGTCTGGTATTGCTTTGGTGATTGGCACGCCGATTGGCTTGATGGCCGGCATTTGGCTGGCCGAATTTGCGCGCTACACCCGTTTGGGCACTGCGATCCGCTTCATCAACGACATTTTGCTGTCGGCGCCTTCCATCGTATTGGGTTTGTTCATCTACACCGGTGTGATTCTGCCGCTGAATGTTCTGACCAACCATCAAGTCGGGTTTTCGGCTCTCGCGGGTGCTTTGGCCCTCGCCTTACTGGTGATCCCGGTGGTGGTACGCACCACCGATGAGATGCTGCAACTGCAACCCTCGACCATGCGCGAAGCCGCCTTGGCGTTGGGCGTCCCGCAATGGAAGTTAACCCTGCAAATTGTCCTGCGTGCGGCAAAAGCCGGGGTGGTTACGGGAGTGCTTCTGGCTCTGGCCAGAATTACCGGCGAAACCGCGCCGCTATTATTTACTGCATTCGGCAATCAGTTCTGGAGCAGCAACCTGCTAAAGCCGATTGCCAGCGTACCGGTCGTGATTTTCCAGTACGCCATGAGCCCCTTTGATGACTGGCACTCACTGGCCTGGGCGGGCGCGTTGATCCTGACGCTATTCGTGCTAATCCTCAGCTTGCTGTCCCGTTTGATCCTTTTGCGCAATAGGTTGACCTGA
- the pstC gene encoding phosphate ABC transporter permease subunit PstC codes for MTEHTQTLSTKHSSVDSLGDKRAARDQRHDLWFRRSMMGAALLVLFLLISIAGSTLWGGSLAFRTFGLDFLTSTEWDAVNGHFGAVVPIYGTLVTSFLALLIAVPVSFGIAIFLTEVAPPWLRMPIASAVELLAGIPSIIYGMWGLFVFGPFMAEYLSPWINDYLGALPLIGSLFQGPPLGIGMLTAGIVLAIMIMPFITSVMHEVFRSVPTTLKESAYALGSTTWEVVWDIVLPYTRSAVVGGVFLGLGRALGETMAVTFVLGNAQQFSASLLMPSSSIASVIANEFSEAYTDLHRSALIALGFLLFVVTFIVLALARFMLMRLSRKEGL; via the coding sequence ATGACTGAACACACCCAAACCCTGTCCACGAAACATTCCAGCGTCGACAGTCTTGGCGACAAACGCGCTGCTCGGGATCAACGTCACGATCTGTGGTTTCGACGTTCGATGATGGGCGCTGCACTGCTGGTCCTGTTTTTGCTGATCAGCATTGCCGGGTCAACATTGTGGGGCGGCAGTCTGGCGTTTAGAACCTTCGGTCTGGATTTTCTTACCAGCACCGAATGGGATGCGGTAAACGGCCACTTCGGCGCGGTTGTGCCGATTTACGGCACGCTAGTCACCTCGTTCTTGGCGCTGTTGATTGCCGTGCCGGTGAGCTTTGGCATTGCAATTTTCCTGACTGAAGTTGCACCCCCTTGGCTGCGGATGCCGATTGCTTCGGCTGTCGAGTTGCTAGCCGGGATTCCCTCGATTATTTACGGCATGTGGGGGCTTTTTGTATTTGGCCCGTTCATGGCGGAGTACCTGTCACCTTGGATTAATGATTACCTCGGCGCACTGCCGCTGATTGGCTCCTTGTTCCAAGGTCCGCCCCTGGGTATCGGTATGCTGACTGCAGGCATTGTCCTGGCGATCATGATCATGCCGTTCATTACTTCAGTGATGCACGAAGTGTTTCGCAGCGTACCTACCACGCTCAAAGAATCCGCGTATGCCCTGGGCAGCACAACGTGGGAAGTGGTCTGGGACATCGTTCTGCCCTACACCCGATCAGCCGTGGTTGGCGGAGTGTTCTTAGGGTTGGGTCGGGCGCTTGGCGAAACCATGGCGGTGACCTTCGTGTTGGGCAATGCTCAACAATTTTCGGCGTCATTGCTGATGCCCAGCAGCTCAATCGCTTCAGTGATCGCCAACGAGTTCAGCGAGGCCTACACCGACCTGCACCGTTCGGCATTGATTGCACTGGGCTTTTTACTATTTGTGGTGACCTTCATCGTGCTGGCTTTGGCGCGATTTATGTTGATGCGCCTTTCGCGTAAGGAGGGGCTATGA
- the pstS gene encoding phosphate ABC transporter substrate-binding protein PstS codes for MLLTKNRLSLLLATLCLSGMAHATDVTGAGSSFVFPVLSKWSQDYGKTSPDRINYQSIGSGGGIAQIKAATVDFGASDAPLSAEDLQAAGLGQFPSVIGGIVPVFNVEGVEAGKLKLDGETLAKIFQGKITKWNDPAIVALNSGIKLPDANITVVHRSDGSGTSFNFTNYLSKVSPDWKAGPGFGTAVPWPVGVGGKGNEGVAAYVKQIKGSIGYVEYAYALTNKMNSAQLKNAAGKFIEPNAKAFQAAADTADWASAKDFNLIMTNAPGDNAWPITATTWIIMYKKAKNAEQSKAAFDFFKWSLEHGQQQAAALDYVALPGSLVQRIEGYWKSDFNH; via the coding sequence ATGTTGCTGACTAAAAACCGTCTGTCGCTTTTGCTGGCTACGTTGTGCCTGAGCGGCATGGCACACGCGACTGATGTAACCGGTGCAGGTTCGAGTTTTGTCTTTCCGGTGCTTTCCAAGTGGTCTCAGGACTATGGCAAAACTTCGCCGGATCGCATCAACTACCAATCGATTGGATCGGGCGGCGGTATTGCTCAGATCAAAGCTGCAACCGTTGATTTCGGCGCTTCCGATGCACCGTTGTCTGCCGAAGACCTGCAGGCTGCTGGCCTTGGTCAATTCCCAAGCGTGATCGGCGGTATTGTTCCGGTGTTCAACGTTGAAGGCGTAGAAGCCGGTAAGTTAAAGCTTGACGGCGAAACCTTGGCCAAGATATTTCAAGGCAAAATCACCAAGTGGAACGATCCAGCCATCGTTGCGTTGAACTCGGGCATCAAACTGCCAGATGCCAACATCACTGTGGTTCACCGTTCAGACGGTTCCGGCACCTCGTTCAACTTCACCAATTACCTGTCCAAAGTCAGCCCTGACTGGAAAGCGGGTCCAGGTTTCGGTACCGCAGTGCCATGGCCGGTTGGTGTAGGTGGAAAAGGTAATGAAGGTGTTGCGGCATACGTCAAGCAGATCAAAGGTTCGATCGGCTACGTTGAATATGCGTACGCTTTGACCAACAAAATGAACTCTGCTCAATTGAAAAACGCTGCCGGCAAGTTTATTGAGCCTAACGCTAAAGCTTTCCAGGCCGCTGCGGACACTGCCGATTGGGCCAGTGCCAAAGACTTTAACCTGATCATGACCAACGCACCGGGCGACAATGCGTGGCCGATCACGGCAACTACCTGGATTATCATGTACAAAAAAGCGAAGAACGCCGAGCAAAGCAAAGCGGCGTTCGACTTCTTCAAGTGGTCTCTGGAGCACGGCCAACAACAAGCTGCCGCTCTAGACTATGTCGCGCTGCCGGGTTCTTTGGTTCAACGGATTGAAGGCTACTGGAAATCTGACTTCAACCATTGA
- a CDS encoding VRR-NUC domain-containing protein encodes MNSTPLDNPFYYLVNFQRVLEWVAERYADLLDSAERQFISDFIDLPQNAQGLLVRMVMRKGTLFRASKLSYTEIGDPAAAVQPLLENGWVNPRPLTSLDELFGLLRKAEVVTCFKAHGLKNTEKKTVMLEQLHGLYPETQTIDQWHSTFNEPVYGLTVMALCERLRLLYFGNLHQEWSEFVLADLGVYRYEKVEFSAESRGINERADIDTCLQLHLCRQTLELSLTVETLTTLAQQALAVESRSPWLNMRRAKLLFQIGQRAERLQDWALALSVYEQGNYPGARLRRIRVLERSADVLGAMALLESAQTAPENAAEAQGLLRILPRLQRRLGLQSPRRRRANVLSRLDITVPQNLELSVEQMIQRHLADDAGPVYYVENTLINSLFGLLCWSAIFAPLPGAFFHPFHSAPSDLYSPDFYQRRATLFDDCLRQLDSGAYQTTVRQHFQNKQGLQSPFVFWGTLTEELLDHALQCLPAEHLRRWFLRLLMDIKANRTGMPDLIQFYPAQQRYRMIEVKGPGDRLQDNQLRWLDFCTEHGMPVVVCYVQWAKESLAIYPAA; translated from the coding sequence GTGAACAGTACTCCCCTAGACAACCCGTTTTATTACCTCGTCAATTTTCAGCGCGTGCTGGAGTGGGTCGCTGAGCGTTACGCCGATTTGCTGGACAGCGCCGAGCGCCAGTTCATCAGCGACTTTATCGATCTGCCTCAGAACGCTCAAGGCTTGCTAGTACGAATGGTAATGCGCAAGGGCACACTGTTTCGCGCCAGTAAATTGAGCTACACAGAGATTGGCGACCCAGCGGCGGCCGTGCAACCGTTGCTGGAAAATGGCTGGGTAAACCCGCGACCCCTAACTAGCCTGGATGAGCTCTTCGGGCTGTTGCGCAAGGCCGAGGTCGTTACGTGTTTTAAGGCGCATGGATTAAAAAATACTGAAAAAAAAACCGTAATGCTTGAACAGTTACATGGCCTTTATCCCGAAACGCAAACGATTGATCAGTGGCACAGCACGTTCAATGAACCGGTGTACGGCCTTACTGTCATGGCGCTCTGCGAACGGTTACGGCTGTTGTATTTCGGCAATTTGCACCAAGAATGGTCGGAGTTTGTGCTCGCCGATCTAGGGGTTTACCGCTACGAAAAAGTCGAATTCAGCGCAGAATCTCGCGGTATCAATGAACGCGCAGACATCGACACCTGTTTGCAGCTGCACCTATGTCGGCAAACGTTGGAGCTATCACTGACGGTGGAAACGCTGACAACTTTGGCCCAGCAAGCGCTCGCGGTCGAGAGTCGCAGTCCGTGGCTGAATATGCGCCGAGCCAAGCTGCTGTTCCAGATAGGTCAACGGGCCGAACGGTTGCAGGACTGGGCGCTGGCCTTATCGGTTTATGAGCAGGGCAATTACCCCGGTGCCCGACTGCGACGGATTCGGGTGCTGGAACGCAGTGCTGACGTCCTAGGGGCCATGGCATTGCTCGAGAGCGCCCAAACAGCGCCTGAAAATGCTGCCGAGGCTCAGGGCTTGTTACGCATATTGCCGCGACTACAACGCCGGTTGGGTTTGCAGAGCCCGCGCCGACGCCGTGCCAATGTGCTGAGTCGTCTTGATATAACGGTGCCTCAGAACCTGGAGCTAAGCGTTGAGCAAATGATTCAGCGGCACTTGGCCGATGATGCCGGACCGGTTTACTACGTCGAAAATACGCTGATTAACTCGCTGTTTGGATTGCTCTGTTGGTCGGCCATCTTTGCTCCGCTACCCGGGGCGTTTTTTCACCCGTTTCACAGTGCGCCCAGCGATCTGTATAGCCCTGATTTCTATCAACGCCGAGCAACATTGTTTGACGATTGCCTGCGACAGCTGGATTCTGGGGCGTATCAGACTACTGTTCGCCAACACTTCCAAAACAAACAAGGCCTGCAATCGCCGTTTGTATTTTGGGGCACATTGACTGAAGAGCTGTTAGACCACGCGTTGCAGTGCTTGCCCGCCGAGCATCTGCGCCGATGGTTTCTGCGGTTGCTGATGGACATCAAAGCCAATCGCACGGGCATGCCCGACCTGATCCAGTTTTATCCGGCCCAGCAGCGTTACCGCATGATCGAAGTCAAAGGGCCCGGCGACCGTCTACAGGACAATCAGTTGCGTTGGCTGGATTTCTGCACTGAACATGGTATGCCAGTGGTGGTGTGTTACGTGCAATGGGCAAAAGAGTCGCTGGCCATATATCCGGCAGCCTGA
- a CDS encoding nucleoside 2-deoxyribosyltransferase — translation MKKLSAPQIYLAGFDVFRPDAIEHGHYLKALCANQGIEGLYPFDNEVTEDRTPEATAQQICAMNIVMLRRCEGVLANLNVFRGLEPDSGTAFEVGMAVALGKPVWAYFDPIGSLRELVSHDPQGFDADGFMVEDFGLPRNLMLACSWAGVSATAEEAVIDMARHMAKGGAV, via the coding sequence ATGAAAAAATTATCGGCACCGCAAATCTATCTAGCGGGCTTCGACGTTTTCAGGCCAGACGCCATTGAGCACGGCCACTACCTCAAAGCTCTGTGCGCGAATCAGGGAATAGAGGGTTTGTACCCCTTCGATAACGAAGTCACCGAAGATCGAACGCCAGAGGCCACTGCACAACAGATCTGTGCAATGAACATCGTCATGCTCAGGCGCTGCGAAGGGGTATTGGCCAATTTAAACGTGTTTCGCGGCCTGGAGCCGGACTCGGGCACCGCATTCGAAGTCGGGATGGCGGTAGCACTGGGTAAACCGGTGTGGGCTTATTTCGACCCGATCGGGTCGCTGCGCGAATTGGTAAGTCATGACCCGCAAGGGTTTGATGCAGATGGGTTTATGGTGGAAGACTTCGGCCTGCCGCGCAATTTGATGCTGGCCTGCAGTTGGGCAGGTGTGAGTGCAACGGCCGAAGAAGCGGTGATCGACATGGCGCGGCATATGGCTAAAGGCGGCGCTGTTTGA
- the xth gene encoding exodeoxyribonuclease III, producing the protein MNLLKIATFNINGIRARLPILLEWLAREAPDVVCLQELKATDLAFPINDVREAGYGAVWHGQSSWNGVAILAKGMDPLEIRRGLPDNENDTHSRYLEAAVHGIIIGCLYLPNGNPQPGAKFEYKLHWFQKLIEHAAGLYDSGHPVVLAGDYNVIPTDQDIYNTRSWLKDALLQPQSRECFQRLLAQGWTDALRTHYPDERIYTFWDYFRKHWETNSGLRIDHLLLNAELAPRLKNAGVDRWPRDLPHASDHAPTWVELTIDE; encoded by the coding sequence ATGAACCTGCTTAAGATCGCTACGTTCAATATCAATGGCATTCGCGCACGCCTGCCCATTCTGTTGGAGTGGCTGGCACGTGAAGCACCGGATGTAGTGTGTTTGCAGGAATTGAAAGCAACCGACTTGGCGTTCCCTATCAATGACGTTCGGGAGGCGGGTTATGGGGCGGTCTGGCACGGGCAATCGTCTTGGAATGGCGTGGCCATTCTCGCCAAAGGGATGGACCCGCTAGAGATTCGTCGCGGGTTACCGGACAATGAAAACGACACCCACAGCCGGTATCTTGAAGCTGCCGTGCATGGGATCATCATTGGCTGCTTATACCTGCCTAACGGCAATCCCCAGCCGGGGGCAAAATTCGAGTACAAATTGCACTGGTTCCAAAAGCTGATCGAGCATGCTGCGGGCTTGTATGACAGCGGCCACCCGGTGGTGCTGGCTGGTGACTACAACGTGATACCCACCGATCAAGACATCTACAACACCCGTTCATGGCTAAAAGATGCGCTGCTACAGCCGCAAAGCCGCGAATGCTTCCAACGCCTGCTGGCTCAAGGCTGGACCGATGCCCTGCGCACCCACTACCCGGATGAACGGATCTATACCTTCTGGGATTATTTTCGCAAACACTGGGAAACTAACTCTGGCTTGCGCATTGACCATCTGCTGCTCAACGCCGAGCTTGCGCCAAGATTGAAAAACGCTGGCGTCGACCGCTGGCCGCGAGACCTGCCCCACGCCAGCGATCACGCGCCAACATGGGTTGAACTGACGATTGATGAGTGA